The following are encoded together in the Candidatus Tumulicola sp. genome:
- the hemE gene encoding uroporphyrinogen decarboxylase, producing the protein MSAFLDAARGIDAARAPIWIMRQAGRYLPEYREIKRGSSFLEMTRDPAIAAEITLQPLKRFELDAAIVFSDIMTPLEALGIDVRFDPGPKLAEPVRTAAAVDALRRTGPPAPFVGEALRLVRRALSPEKALIGFAGAPLTLAAYVVQGGGSKDFEAFRALLHADPQTLHRLLDMLTELTIEYLQMQVASGADAIQLFDSWAGLHDDATFRTFGLPYAARIMRALESTGVARIYFALGASHLLDAVAEIPSEIAGVDWRTGLRDARSRLQRTVQGNLDPAVLFADRETIVARTRAVLDDGRGGPHVFNLGHGIWPETPIDAVQLMIDTVRGYDRS; encoded by the coding sequence ATGTCGGCATTTCTCGATGCTGCCCGCGGAATCGACGCGGCGCGTGCTCCGATCTGGATCATGCGTCAAGCGGGGCGCTATCTTCCAGAATATCGCGAGATCAAACGGGGCTCGTCGTTTCTCGAGATGACTCGCGATCCGGCGATCGCGGCAGAAATTACGCTGCAGCCGCTAAAGCGTTTCGAACTCGACGCGGCCATCGTGTTCAGCGACATCATGACGCCGCTCGAAGCGCTCGGAATCGACGTCCGCTTCGATCCGGGTCCGAAATTAGCGGAGCCCGTGCGCACCGCAGCGGCGGTGGACGCGCTACGCCGTACCGGGCCGCCGGCGCCGTTCGTCGGTGAAGCGCTGCGCCTAGTGCGCCGCGCACTGTCGCCCGAGAAGGCACTCATCGGCTTCGCCGGCGCACCGTTGACGTTGGCGGCCTACGTCGTTCAGGGCGGCGGCAGCAAAGATTTCGAGGCGTTCCGCGCGCTGCTGCATGCCGACCCGCAGACGCTGCACCGGTTGCTGGATATGCTTACCGAATTGACGATCGAGTATCTGCAGATGCAAGTTGCATCCGGAGCGGATGCGATTCAACTATTCGATAGTTGGGCTGGTTTGCACGACGACGCGACGTTTCGTACCTTCGGCCTGCCGTATGCGGCGCGCATCATGCGCGCGCTCGAATCGACCGGCGTCGCGCGCATCTATTTCGCGCTGGGCGCATCGCATTTGCTCGACGCCGTCGCCGAAATACCGTCGGAGATCGCGGGCGTGGATTGGCGAACCGGATTACGCGACGCTCGCAGCCGGCTACAGCGTACCGTGCAAGGCAATCTCGATCCGGCGGTGTTGTTCGCCGATCGCGAAACGATCGTCGCGCGTACGCGTGCCGTGCTCGACGACGGGCGCGGCGGCCCGCACGTGTTCAATCTCGGCCACGGTATCTGGCCCGAGACGCCGATCGACGCGGTACAGCTGATGATCGATACCGTGCGCGGATACGACCGGTCGTGA
- the hemF gene encoding oxygen-dependent coproporphyrinogen oxidase, translating to MSVAPHDARERVAEFLADAQTLACERFAALEPSATFAIDEWENPVGGKLAGSGSTRTIAGGATFEKGGANTSIVTGGELPPSVVAQRPELQGHEFFAAGISIVMHPCNPFVPAAHCNVRYFETRAKDGSSGAWWFGGGADLTPYYPDLGDVRLFHSKLKLACDHNDERYYPMFKAWCDRYFRLSHRNEARGVGGIFYDYLDERGFGAAGSRTTFEQPLAFDDGFALMRDVAEAFVSAYTAIVAKRKEEPYGDRERAFQTLRRGRYVEFNLLYDRGTLFGLQSGGRTESILMSLPPEVRWAYDERPEPGSREAELAPFLQPRDWLSANPFET from the coding sequence GTGAGCGTCGCGCCGCACGATGCACGCGAACGCGTCGCGGAGTTCCTTGCGGACGCGCAAACGCTCGCCTGCGAAAGGTTCGCGGCGCTCGAACCTAGCGCGACATTTGCGATCGACGAATGGGAAAACCCAGTCGGGGGAAAGCTCGCCGGCTCCGGATCGACGCGGACGATCGCAGGTGGTGCGACGTTTGAGAAGGGCGGCGCGAACACGTCGATCGTGACCGGCGGCGAGTTGCCGCCGAGCGTGGTCGCTCAACGCCCCGAACTGCAGGGACACGAATTTTTTGCAGCCGGCATCAGCATCGTGATGCACCCGTGCAATCCGTTCGTGCCGGCCGCACATTGCAACGTCCGCTATTTCGAAACGCGCGCGAAGGACGGCTCGAGCGGCGCGTGGTGGTTCGGCGGCGGTGCCGATTTAACGCCCTACTATCCCGACCTCGGGGACGTGCGCCTATTTCATTCTAAGCTAAAATTGGCGTGCGACCACAACGACGAGCGGTATTATCCGATGTTTAAGGCATGGTGCGATCGATACTTCCGGTTGTCGCACCGCAACGAGGCGCGCGGCGTCGGTGGCATTTTTTATGACTATCTCGACGAACGCGGCTTTGGTGCGGCCGGCTCGCGAACGACGTTCGAGCAGCCGCTCGCGTTCGACGATGGTTTTGCATTGATGCGGGACGTCGCCGAAGCGTTCGTCTCTGCGTATACGGCGATCGTCGCAAAACGCAAGGAAGAGCCGTACGGCGACCGCGAGCGAGCGTTTCAAACCCTACGACGCGGGCGATACGTCGAGTTCAACTTGTTGTACGATCGCGGGACGCTGTTCGGCTTGCAGAGCGGCGGGCGCACCGAATCGATCTTGATGTCGTTGCCGCCCGAGGTTCGCTGGGCCTACGACGAACGTCCGGAGCCGGGGAGCCGCGAAGCCGAACTGGCACCCTTCCTGCAGCCACGCGATTGGCTTTCGGCGAATCCGTTCGAGACATGA
- a CDS encoding ferrochelatase, producing MSSNPILLVNLGSPASTETGDVRRYLDEFLMDPYVIDVPFPIRALIVRGFILPRRPAASAEAYRKIWTEDGSPLVVISERTRAALEERTKIPVGLAMRYAEPSIDSGIDALLARCGSVDSLTVVPLYPQYAMASTKTVEEAVDIALRRRGIPYRFVPPFFDDPGYLDAMQARIAPAIGDAQYVLFSYHGIPKRHLRKIDPTGKHCLGSPDCCDVASAAHATCYRHQCMTTTRLLAERLNLEPGGYGLSYQSRLGGGWLRPYTDFELAELPARGVQRIAVVCPAFVADCLETLEEIDMRGRDSFIGAGGTSFTYVPCLNDDPQWIDALARLCAESHTSTQ from the coding sequence ATGAGTTCGAACCCGATTCTGTTGGTCAATCTCGGCTCGCCGGCGTCGACCGAGACCGGCGACGTGCGCCGCTATCTCGACGAGTTCTTAATGGATCCGTACGTGATCGACGTGCCGTTTCCGATCCGCGCGTTGATCGTGCGCGGGTTTATTCTTCCTCGCCGTCCGGCCGCATCGGCCGAAGCGTATCGAAAAATTTGGACCGAAGACGGGTCGCCGCTGGTCGTCATTTCGGAGCGCACGCGCGCCGCATTGGAAGAGCGTACGAAGATTCCGGTCGGATTGGCGATGCGCTATGCCGAGCCGTCGATCGACTCCGGCATCGATGCGTTGCTGGCGCGCTGCGGCAGCGTCGACTCGCTGACCGTCGTTCCGTTGTATCCGCAGTACGCGATGGCGTCGACCAAGACCGTCGAAGAAGCGGTCGATATCGCGCTGCGCCGGCGCGGGATTCCGTATCGGTTCGTGCCGCCGTTTTTCGACGATCCCGGCTATCTCGACGCGATGCAAGCGCGCATCGCTCCCGCCATCGGCGACGCGCAGTACGTGTTGTTCAGTTATCACGGCATTCCAAAACGGCATCTGCGAAAGATCGATCCCACCGGAAAGCACTGTTTGGGGTCGCCGGACTGTTGCGATGTCGCATCGGCAGCGCACGCGACGTGTTATCGGCATCAATGTATGACGACGACTCGCTTGCTGGCCGAGCGATTGAACCTCGAGCCCGGCGGTTACGGGTTGTCGTATCAATCGCGCTTGGGCGGCGGATGGCTGCGTCCCTACACGGATTTCGAACTGGCCGAACTTCCGGCGCGCGGTGTCCAGCGCATCGCGGTTGTTTGCCCGGCGTTCGTCGCCGATTGTCTGGAAACGCTCGAAGAGATCGATATGCGTGGACGCGACTCGTTTATCGGCGCCGGCGGCACGTCGTTTACGTACGTGCCGTGTCTCAACGACGATCCGCAATGGATCGACGCCTTGGCGCGATTGTGCGCCGAATCCCACACGTCAACGCAATGA
- the hemG gene encoding protoporphyrinogen oxidase, which yields MDRRLGAIVRRIPHVNAMKIAVIGGGPAGLSAAWRLRERHDVTVFEAAERAGGAVRSQRIGDYVFDWGPNGFLSGAAGLSRLVRDAGLDGDAVPAVAASKRYVYWNRRLHDVPLKPPHVLSTRLVTPLGKLSALRDVFARPAADGEDETVDRFFARHFGPQAAERIVAPALLGITGGDSKRISVAALFPRVVEMERAHGSLLRAAMRAGRATPGVLTSFPGGMQTLSDALATGLGTQLRTCAAVAQIIRDGTGWRVRLNDGEEGGFDEVMLATPAYAAAATVEQFDPELAGLLREIEYVPMRVAGIAFRRADVPNALDGFGFLAARGQGVRILGALYTSSLFPAQAPPDVAYLRVFLGGGVDPQAALCDRDQAETIVRDDLRRVLGIQAAPVAWHDVVWPRAIPQYAVGHVARVRAVEARAAAAGGLSLIGNAYRGVGITDVVRDAFVTAERLG from the coding sequence ATGGATCGACGCCTTGGCGCGATTGTGCGCCGAATCCCACACGTCAACGCAATGAAGATCGCCGTCATCGGCGGCGGTCCGGCGGGCTTGAGTGCGGCCTGGCGCTTGCGCGAACGGCACGACGTGACGGTGTTCGAAGCCGCCGAACGTGCCGGCGGTGCCGTGCGTTCGCAGCGCATCGGCGACTACGTTTTCGATTGGGGACCGAACGGTTTCTTGAGCGGCGCTGCCGGCCTATCGCGGTTAGTGCGCGACGCCGGATTAGACGGCGATGCCGTTCCGGCGGTCGCCGCATCCAAACGCTACGTGTACTGGAACCGGCGATTGCACGACGTACCGCTCAAACCACCGCACGTTCTATCGACGCGCTTGGTGACGCCGCTCGGCAAATTGTCGGCGTTGCGCGATGTGTTCGCCCGTCCGGCAGCGGATGGCGAAGACGAAACCGTCGACCGGTTTTTCGCACGGCACTTTGGGCCGCAAGCGGCCGAACGGATCGTCGCGCCGGCGCTGCTCGGCATCACCGGCGGGGACTCCAAGCGCATCAGCGTCGCCGCGTTGTTTCCACGCGTTGTGGAGATGGAGCGCGCGCATGGCTCGTTGCTGCGGGCCGCGATGCGCGCCGGTCGCGCAACGCCGGGCGTGTTGACGAGCTTTCCCGGTGGGATGCAAACGCTGAGTGACGCTCTGGCCACCGGACTCGGAACGCAACTGCGCACCTGTGCGGCGGTGGCGCAGATCATCCGCGACGGCACGGGCTGGCGCGTTCGCTTGAATGACGGAGAAGAGGGCGGGTTCGACGAGGTGATGTTGGCGACGCCGGCATATGCGGCGGCGGCGACCGTCGAGCAGTTCGATCCGGAATTGGCCGGCTTGCTGCGTGAAATCGAATACGTGCCGATGCGCGTGGCCGGCATCGCGTTTCGCCGTGCCGACGTGCCGAACGCGCTCGACGGATTCGGATTCTTAGCGGCGCGAGGCCAGGGCGTGCGAATCCTCGGCGCGCTGTACACGTCGTCGTTATTTCCGGCGCAGGCCCCGCCGGACGTTGCGTATCTGCGCGTCTTTCTCGGTGGAGGGGTAGACCCGCAGGCCGCACTGTGCGATCGCGACCAAGCAGAAACGATTGTGCGCGACGATCTACGTCGCGTGCTCGGCATCCAAGCCGCGCCGGTCGCGTGGCACGACGTCGTGTGGCCGCGCGCGATCCCGCAATACGCGGTGGGTCACGTCGCTCGCGTTCGTGCTGTCGAAGCGCGCGCCGCGGCTGCGGGCGGATTGTCGTTGATCGGAAATGCGTATCGCGGCGTCGGTATAACCGACGTCGTACGGGATGCGTTCGTCACGGCCGAACGCCTAGGTTGA